In Erigeron canadensis isolate Cc75 chromosome 8, C_canadensis_v1, whole genome shotgun sequence, the DNA window TGAACCAGTCCGTCCACTTGGGAAATTAGGATGTGGATTACATTTTTGGGGTTTAGGTTATCTTTTAAGAATTCACACCCTGTCACAATCTTATCCACGTGACTtttatttgttatgttttttttttttgttttttattttcttctctaTATATCGATTAAAATGTGCagaaatttacacttttcattCGGTCATAACATAGACATATACTAATCTAATACATAAGAATAACAAATACGGAGTAATTATTATGATAAAAATACGTACAAAGTTcaactttttctttattatcaCAACATGAAACCATCAGTTTAATTACTTATGGtttcaaatattaattaattcaaatatATGAACACAGAGAATGTTTAAACAAGTTTTAACTCACAACCATGCCATATTGCCGTTCACTTTGTAATTATACATATGGTACGTACATAGTAGATACTAGATATATGCCATGCATGCAGTACTCAAGGAAATCCACCACCAAAACCTCCACCTGATCCACCACCAAATCCTCCTCCGGAACCACCACCAAGTCCACCTccggcaccaccaccaccaccaaatccTCCCCCCCCACCAGCTCCTCCACCGATTCCTGACCCACCACCAAAACCACTACCAGCTCCTCCTCCAAATCCAGACCCTCCTCCcaatccaccaccacctcctccgcCAAAtcctcctccaccaccacctcctactCCGCCACCCCCTCCTAATCCAGACCCACCTCCTAATCCACCACCGTATCCACTACCACCTCCAGCTCCAAGCCCACCACCGTAAAAAGTCTTTTCGTCTTGAAAAGACTTCTCGTATGTCAGCTTACGAGCATTCGAGGTGCAAATGAAAGCAccaacaagaaaaagaagaaataattTAGAAGCAgcagccatatatatataattggttAATCAATTCAAAAGATGATGAGAAAGTGAGCGCTAGATGCTCAATTTATACAGGCTTCAAATGTTATAGACATATGCATAATCTATGCAACAAACACTTGTACAGTACAATTAGTTAAtcaacaaatgaaaaaaaacatcaaattacTCTAATAATAAATGCAAAGGTTCCATCAAATGTGGGAAAAATAAATATGGGGGTTCTTGCAATTGCATTCCCCCAACCGTCTCTTTGACAAAATCCACGAGTTTAGACAGGCTTCACCCACCCTCACAACTGCAGTAGGCCATACAAAGCGATATAtattaacctcccccatataccgttgaagacggtattgggacccaaaactcgtgtaagacggcattgggagttactttactttatatatataggggaacaatcaaataagaacagtcttaaaataagaacggtgagaacacttaaaaaacatcattttgatgcattaaaagtccattaactaacatagtgcataactaattatcattatttaagtgtttaacaacacattgatccgtcaaaatcgaaaaaatcacgttttttggtggatgcatcgttttgaagaatatgcatccaaaatggatgcacaaaacaaaaaacatgattttgacggaccaatgtgttgttaaacacttaaataatgataattagttatgcattatgttatttgtatggacttttaatgcatcaaaatgatgttttttaagtgttctcaccggagtgttaccctatatatacatatagtactAAAAAACActaatatacatgacttattcGTAGAATTAATTAGGATCATGCATATCCATTAATCCATGTATATgagtagtatatatatgattgcAACAACTTTTTAGGAGGACgtgttattataaatatatacttgtatACATTAAGATCATATCCAAGTTAATTTTCTCTCAATACtatagaagatatatatatgctGATGTTTCGATTTTGTAAACTAATGGCCAATACATGTAATGTTCTTCCAAGTACCAAATATTAGCTAGGGAGGCATTACTGGATGAATTTCTAAAAccgcatgcaactagttcaAGTAATTAGGACGTTTAATAACTAACATTGAACCACAGTAGGTACACTAGACTCGATATGAACATGATTAATTGTTTGATTCATTGATATATTGGGAGTTGTAAGGCTAGCAATCCCAAGCCTTCCTTGTTTTCTTTGGAGATATGTATATTTTTCACCAATAATTGATGCCATGTTGATATATAAAGAGATTTGAGTAAATATATTACAAGATCGAAAACCACAAATACGTCTTTAATGACTCAATTGATCATACTATAAAGTCACTATTTGTTAACAAAACCAAAGTCCCTCTCGTTCAAATCAAATGATCAAAATACCCTTATCTGGTTTCTATCTTTCATCAATAAAGGATTGCATTATTATTCTACCGGCCTCTCTTACACCTTGTTCAATTAAAAAGTATGTAACATTATTCACTATATCTCACTACTATGCAATTACGGATGGAGTAGCGCAAAGTATCAAGTTACATCAAAACAAATCCAATCTTCCCAATTAATAGAGTACCCTTGTTTCAATCTATCAGTATACCACAAAAAACCTATGGACTTGACTTCTGTAAAAACTTTATGACTGTTGATCTATCGTCATTTGCTTAAAGG includes these proteins:
- the LOC122609888 gene encoding glycine-rich protein 23-like, which codes for MAAASKLFLLFLVGAFICTSNARKLTYEKSFQDEKTFYGGGLGAGGGSGYGGGLGGGSGLGGGGGVGGGGGGGFGGGGGGGLGGGSGFGGGAGSGFGGGSGIGGGAGGGGGFGGGGGAGGGLGGGSGGGFGGGSGGGFGGGFP